ACTTAAAAATGAGTTTATTATAacaacatatttatattctatgTACTCACCACAGCCGCTCATCGAAATTTAATATGCTGATGAGGCAAAAAATGGAAGCAGAAAAGATTTTGGTTTGATATTCATAACTTTTATTATGGCTCACACACAATTGGCAAACGAAAGtcggaaaaaattaaatctttGGCTAGGTTTTTTGGTTTAGATTTTACACCATTTTAGctgaaatacatttaatttcatagagtataaataacttttgtaaaatatatatatatattttttgttgccctcgtttgcataatatttgtattgtggcaaaatgtttaagcTTATTTTTACATCTATATTTTATTCAGTATTTTTTAGCCCTGGAAATTTACACGTGGAAATGTTTGTGTGGGTTTTTGACTATTAAAAAGATTATGTGACatagaaaacttttaaatgcTGTCGTTAAGCTctttgatatttatattaattgttTGATGCGTTTGATGGTTTCCAAAACTTTATATAGTTATGAAGTTTAGTTTAGAAAAGATTGTTTAGTTATATGGAATGACGGAAGGCTTTTGTTTATACTAAACTTATGTTCTTGTTTAGTTTTGGCAACTGTCTGATTATATCTTAAAGATTTGGCATCGAAGTGCGAGTTGCAGGGAAAACTTCCAATTCAAGTATAAATATTCTCGAAAGTTGAGCAAAGCTTTAGTTTTGCGTAATTTTGGGGAGCCAAGGCCAGCAAACCATTGTTTATGTCTAACTGCTATGAGGATTTGttgaaatacatataaatatccTATAAGTGATCCATTAATATCTTTCCAATCGAAGCACTGAAAGCGTAATAGAAACTCTTACTAAACTTAACATTCTTTTAGGTTATATTAACGCACTGAACTTAAGAGTAAACCCAATTACTTAGACCGAGCAAATCAGACAGAAAAGTGTCCTCGTGGACACGCCTTACAGCTATACAAAGCACATGGGGTTTAAGGTCCTGGTTTCCGGTTCCGCTAGGTGCATCACCCGTCATCCTTCATCCGCCtgcagattcagattcatCCCAGGAACGGCCGCATCACGACCATTAGTGTCATCAGACCCAGTTCCACGCACAGATTCCTGGTCTGCTCAATGCCCGACGAGACTCGCGGCTCCAGGGAGAGAGTCTTATACTTCTCCACCTTGGTGAAGTCGCTAAAACCGGCCAGGTTCCTTGATGCGGCCCTCACCAGGTAGACGGTATCGGGTTCTAGATTCGTCAGAAGGAATGTTGCACCTAAAATGTATAGAAGCCATGAGGTATACAAAGCAAGTGAGGATAGTCATACGAATATGATAGGTTTTTAGTATAGGAAGGAGAGGATACTTTTGATATTGTTTAAAGCCTAACTCACCCTCCTCGAAGGCGTAGTCCTTCCGCCTGGCATTGGTCCACTTGCCCGCGTCCGTCTTGAACTCCATTTCGGTCATGTACTCGATGCGGAACCCGTTGACCCCCATGGGACTGTCCGGCGGCCCTCGTGGAGCACTCAGAACCACATCGAAAGTGTTTGAATTGAAGCCGCGCAGCTGGAAGTTGGCCGGAGCCGGTGGCTTCTCGCCCTGCTCCAGTCGCGTGGTCCGCTCGATGGTGCCCAGGTCGTTCCTGGCCCGACACCTGTAGTTATCGAAGGCGCTGGTGTTCAGCACGTGGACGGTCAGACTGGACCAGTAGCTGTCCGACTGGATCGTGTAGagcctgttgttgctgtgcagCTTGTTGTGTTTGCGATACCACGTGAAGTTCGCCGGTGGTTCCGCCAGTGCCTCGCACATGAGGGTCGCGGTTCCGTTTATATAGGCGTACTTCAGGCTGACGAATGGCGTCTTGGACCAAATGGGCTTGTCTGCACAGGGAAACATGGCAGGgaacatttcatttataaaaaCTGCAGAGTTTGGGAAAGTTTCGTAATATTCGAGCTATGTTTTATGGCCCATTTTAGCCTATTAAAGTGCCTAAAATCGAAATGAGCATGCATAGCACCGCAGGAGACACGCTGACAGCGCAAACCGAGGCGACGCTCAAAGGTAggccatggaaatggaaaaaccaTGTGCGCTGACCATAAATCAGGACTCGACCAAGTTAAGCCATTAGCTGCATgtgcgccacgcccactcgcactcgcatgcgcatgcccacgcccacgacCATGCCCACTGGCGGCCACACATCAGGAACACCGGTCGACATCCGGCTCCGGATCCATCAAAAGCGGCTCGCATGCCGCGAGTGTAATTCCAGAATTTTTCGTGCTCAAAAACTATTTACCGCTCGCTGCGCTGCATACTAAGCGCAAACTcgaaatttcaaacaaaacgCTGCTCAAGTAATTTCGACAGGTCACCGCACTTTGCACACTGGGCCTTACAAGGATCAAAAATGTTAAGCGATgagcaaaacaaatgaatcTATAGATAATTtcaaatgtattatttaagGATGTTGCACACATATGAGCAATTGAAAGGAACATGTGGTACAATCTTAAAATTTCAAAGTAGGATCCCAGTGTGGAGCAGTTTTGTAGGTTTTTGGAAATCGTAAATCATACTCACGTTCGATTTTCATCAAAACGGTGCGCTCCTGCATATCGGAAGCAATCGAGTTGACTTGGTATGCCCGGCACGCGTACTCGCCGGTGTCATTCTGTGTTACCTTGTTGATGAGCAAACCATCGGCCAGGATGCGGAACTTGGAGTCGTCGGCCGCTGCACACGCGGCATGGAGAAGTTGGAAAGAGGAGGCAGATAGTATGTAGGTAGGTGGTGGCAGTTGGGATTGGAATGCAAAATGCTCATTATCAGGGGGGATTCTTACCTCCGGCACTGATGGGCTGTCCGTTGAAGTGCCAGGTGACATTCGGCTGGGGCTCGCCCTTCACCTCGCACAGGATGGTGGCCTTCTCGCCCTCCTTGACCGTCATCACGGTGGCATTTTCCGTGAATGTAATTTTCTCTGTGAGGGGCGGGAAAACAATGCAATATTAATGACTGACCTCACGCCCGCCGGCGACTCCACCACTTACGGTACACAATCAAATCGAAGGATTTACTATGCAGACTTCCATCAGCAGCTTCGCAGGACCAATTGCCCTTGTCGGCCAGTGCGATGTGGGCGAAAACGATTTTCAATTGTTCTGAGCTCGGGAAATAAACGGCGCAACGCGTCGGAGGGTGcgaagaaaatggaaaatgggaaattgaGTAAGGAATACATAGAAAAAAGGGTTAAACGGGGGTCGCTCAACAAAGCGATATATAAAATGGGGCCAAATATGTGGACTATCTGATACCGcttatgtaaattaattttatgtgcTAGGAAATGTGGAATCTATTTAGAAATgttaacatatatatataagcttatatttaaatatataaaatactcTTTTAAATTGGTGCATAttgtaaaaaatttaaatgactCTACAAATTTGcgctttcatttattttgcaattaaagCTTAGTTGGCAAAATGCCATTAACGTTGCCAGTACTGAGCATTCGGCTACAAAGAATGTGTAGAGAATTCCAATTAATTGCGTTTGTTGTGCCAGTGGCCTTGTATACACTTGCCCCCTGAACTCTGTACTCTGAACCCTGACCTCCTGTTCCCCTGCCACCCCCGCGCACTATCCATTCCCCTGCAGCGTCTCCTTTTGTTTTATCTAGCTCAACCCATCTGGTGCAGCTGGTGCAGCAGCATCCCATCTGATCCTTACCTGCCGATGTTTGCTCAATGTGAATGCGTCCTTTGTGCTCGCGAATAATTTCGCCTTTCGGCGATTTCCAATGCAGCTCCACTTTGGGATCCGGACTGCGGCACTGGACGATGAGGGATTCGTTTGTGTACCGCACCACACTGTGCTCCGCCGGACTGAGGGAGAGGCTCTCATGGTGGTTCGCCCAGGCGACAGCTGCAATGGCAAGCAGAGGAAAAGGATatactacatatatacacTCGTCTGTAGGATGTAATGGCCACTATGTTAAATGTCAATTGAAAAGTCAAGCATTTTCGGTCATTGTGGTTTACTTAAGAACTATAATAGCTGTGTTATATTTGCCTTAACATGCAGTCACAGTCAGGTaacacaaattgaaaacatttaagaaatacatttttgcaaCCGTTTGATTCAAACTAAATCAATTTTACAAAACGTGTGCAAGCCTTTGAGACACCTAAACAATTTAGTTTTCTATTTAACTATTATAGACTTTCTTCTTTATATGTTTTTCATACGTTTTCCAGCAGCAAAGGTACACAATTGATCGCTCAAATGCACACACTACCGCCACTTAATCACTAATTGGAAAATATGGTTTGCAACATTTAGCAGGAGAAACACAACCATTCAAAACTCCTTTGAAAAGAAACACAGAGAACTGTTTGCGAGAgtttctcttatttatttggcataaATCAGTTGGCACGCAATTTATGTGggcaatttttatttgccaaccGCCTGCTAACATACAGCAAACTGCACTCAACGGAGCAAAATCGTTGCCGCAACCCAGACTTTCACTTCCTCGTTTTGCGCCTTGGCAGAATGTTCATTGAAATTTATCACaagaaattgcaatttcatttcgcCAATTCGTGTCAATCTGCAGAGGGAAAAGCGTCGGCAGGAAAACTTCGGGCAGGATCAGGATGGCTGGCTgcctggatggctggatggctggttgGATGACTGGCTGGTTGGATGGCAGGTCCAAACTTCGGGCAGAGCCGGATGCGAATGGGGATGCCTTTGGAGCCCCTTGGGGTATTCGGGCAACCTATAGATGCACAAATTTCttgcatactttttaataaagtttgtTGCCAGCCCAAAGTGCCAAAGATggaacaaaaacaagagctaCGAAACACGCCGGGGTGTGGAGTGTGGGCCACATGATTGCATCGTTCATTTCgttggcaaaaacttttgcgtTGCCCTTTTTTCTGCTTGTGCACATTTTATTGGCAGCAGTACGAACATATTGAAATTATACAACTACATAATGAAACACTCGCACATATACATTTGTGGGTTGCCCCCCCCCTCAAAAAGTAGCAATGTTCAAGGATCCCCCTGCACCGCCCACTATTCCCCCGCAGGAGCAAGCCAAGCGTCATCCTGGTGGAACATTATTAACAATGCATCTGGGCCAAAGATGTTCGCAATTAGGTTTCGGCAGCAAAAACTTTGCTAGTATTAATTAGCACAGCCCAACTTGGAAtggaaatgatttaaaatgtGGGCATATACATTTCAGCTCTCTAATTGGGGTCTCTCAATAGAAATTAAGGCACTTTGGTTTTTACTGAACTTTTGCAATATATCTTCTTTTAGTTGAGAGTATCCTTGAAGTATCAAAAATATCTTAATGGGGAGTATCCTTGAGgtatcaaaaataaaaacccacCAACAAACTGTTCTCAAAATCGGAGTACACTTACTCACAGCTTACACATACATAAAATacgtttttaaattttaaatgagtTCTGATACAGTGTGAAGTATATAAAGTCATTTCCCAAACATCCGCCTCCTTTTTGTACaaacacttttgttttcgcttaaGAGCTGTCTGATATCTCAACTTATCAATGCCGTCGACGGCCACAGTTGCCAAACAATGGccaaaattactttttatcgCACTCCCGGCAAAACTTACACGTTCCCCAGATCCGTCGCTATATGTGTGCCATATGCCATATAGTTATGGGAAcgtacaaatatttgcattgttcGCTCGCCTCACCTGCAGACGCCCACGTCACTGTCTCTCTGTCTTCCTGTCTTTCTGTCCCTCTGTCTCTGTGGCGTCTGTCAGTTGAAGAGCGAGCGTTGACTGCTTTTCTGAATCTGATGATGGCTGTGTGACTTgttacacagcgagaaaatgCTACTCTATTAGGAAGCTGATCAAATGATGCTATCAAATGTAAGAAACAGTACAGAGTTGCTTCTTGACTGCTTTTCTGTATTGAATGATGGTTGTGTGTCTTGTTATACAACAAGAGGATAAAATATTGGGAAGCTGATCATAGTAACAAATGTAATAAATctaaaatcttttaaaaaaagtagTATATTGAGATGGCTTGGCAGTGACTGCAACACATCTCTATGTGCATATCCTGTGACTCCTGTTGCCGCGTCCTGTCGGCAATGGTGATATCTGGTCTAGAAGAATGCGATGTCGTTGAATTTCATGTGCCAAGCAAAGTCGCAGCACATGCAAGCTTAATGCCAGTGTcacgaaaaataaaacaaaattaaatgaaataaaataaagtaaagtaaaacaAACACGTCGGACGAGAGCCAGTGGCAGAGCAAATGTAAAGCAGTGCCAAGTgagagaaaaacaaactgTTAGTGGTGAATCGGAAATGGCATTCCCGCAGaagcgaaatgaaattatCTGACTGGCTGTTGGCATTGTTCGGCGGCCTTTATAAATGCATTATGTCGCGCACTCGTGTGCCCTGCGAGTGGGTTAAAAAGAGGAGTGAGGAGTGATTGGGTGGTTTCTGGGTGGTTACTGGGTGGTTACTGCGTGGTAACTGGGATGTTACTGGGTGGTTACTGGGTGGTTACTGGATGGTTTCACACAGACTGGCTGGAGTTGGGATGGAGTTGCTGAGCGGTAACACGTGCGAGCTGCCAAAAAATGCAACCAAGCATGCAGCGCGTGGGCGACGTCCTGTGAACTGACGTATGATGCCAACTGGTCCTGTCAGGATCCCGCACGAGTCCCATTGAATTTTTATGCGGCTGTGCGGGACACTGCAAGGTGTTAACCTGGAAATTCCgttaaatgaaatgcattatTCAGCACCGATATGCGGAGCATAAAAACACGAGGAATTTTTCCAGCTTATGCTTGCGGTGCAACATTTCTGTAGTTCCGAATTAACCGAATATAGTAGTAGAAATTCCTAAAAAgctaatataataaaatatacgAGAAAATTCATTGGAAAACATTGTTGTTTCGAATAAATTCGCATTCATGTCCAGCAAAGTTGAGCTAACAAGATGACACTCCATTGAACATTTATTGCTGCTTGagggttttctgttttcaaaatgaaatttattcatttgcttttaaatCATTCATTCGGAGTTTTAATGAAATTCTGCCTCTGTTTTTAGAACGGCTCTGCctgcaattcaatttccattaGCTCgacgaaaaactttttaattattttccaatGCTTAATGGGGGGGTTCGGGTACTCGGCTTCAGAATTCTATTTGCTCGAAATGCTGCAAGTTTTCCTCTTTGTGcgacatttttgttttgcatctGCGccggcaaaaagtttgttaatatttttggttttttttttctgctgctgccgttcGCATTTGCTTTGCCCAGTACGCACGCATGCTCTCGACttcaataaaaagttttaattttgcaCTTGTAATGGGGAAAGGGGCAAGGGGCAAGCGGCAAGGGGAACCATCAGCAGTCTGAAAAGGCCTCGCATCCATTCAATGTGTTTTAAATGTCAG
This genomic stretch from Drosophila teissieri strain GT53w chromosome 2L, Prin_Dtei_1.1, whole genome shotgun sequence harbors:
- the LOC122626535 gene encoding neural cell adhesion molecule 2, coding for MRLIGFILNLAALTAVAWANHHESLSLSPAEHSVVRYTNESLIVQCRSPDPKVELHWKSPKGEIIREHKGRIHIEQTSAEQLKIVFAHIALADKGNWSCEAADGSLHSKSFDLIVYQKITFTENATVMTVKEGEKATILCEVKGEPQPNVTWHFNGQPISAGAADDSKFRILADGLLINKVTQNDTGEYACRAYQVNSIASDMQERTVLMKIEHKPIWSKTPFVSLKYAYINGTATLMCEALAEPPANFTWYRKHNKLHSNNRLYTIQSDSYWSSLTVHVLNTSAFDNYRCRARNDLGTIERTTRLEQGEKPPAPANFQLRGFNSNTFDVVLSAPRGPPDSPMGVNGFRIEYMTEMEFKTDAGKWTNARRKDYAFEEGATFLLTNLEPDTVYLVRAASRNLAGFSDFTKVEKYKTLSLEPRVSSGIEQTRNLCVELGLMTLMVVMRPFLG